The Deinococcus hopiensis KR-140 sequence AAGGCAGGACTGCAGCCCTGAGACAGGCGGTCAGGGACAGCCACCTTCCTCCGGGTGGCCCAAATCTCGACGAGAGAACAGCAGGAAGGATCCCCGAAAGTCCTGCTGCTCAGAATTCGTCGCGCATCAGCATCAGCCGGACCTCGTGCGGGCTCGTGGCCGCCTCCAGCGCTTCTTCGAGCGAGATCAGTTTGCGCCGGTGCAGCATCACGAGGTGCTGGTCGAAGGTCTGCATCCCCCGGATGTTGTCTTCCATCATGGCGTCTTTGATGTAAGGCGTCTTCTCGGGGTCCTTGATGTAGTCCTTGACGAGGGCGGTGCCCAGCAGGATCTCGGCGGCCAGCACCCGGCCCTGCCCGTCGGCGCGCGGCAGCAGGCGCTGCGACACGATGCCCACCAGTGCCTGCGCGAGTTGCTGCCGGACCTGGTGGTGCTCGTTGAGGGGAAAGAAGTCGATGATGCGGTTGACCGTCTGTACCGTGTCCTGCGTATGCAGCGTGGAAAGCACGAGGTGGCCCGTCTGCGCGGCGGCCAGCGCCGTTTCCACCGTGTCCTTGTCGCGCATCTCGCCGATCATCAGAACGTCCGGGTCCTGGCGCAGGGCGTACTTGAGTGCAGTGCGGAAGTCGCGCGTGTCCATGCCGATCTCGCGCTGCACAACGAGGCTTTTGTCATTCTTGTGCAGAAATTCGATGGGGTCTTCGATGGTAATGATGTTGTACGCGGCGTTGTGGTTGATGTGCGAGATCATCGCTGCGAGCGTGGTGCTCTTGCCGCTGCCCGTCTGTCCGGTGATCAGCACCAGGCCCTGCGACGACTGCGTGAGCTGTTTCATCACGCCCGGTGGCAATCCCAGCAGGTCGAAGGTCGGCGCCGTCGCCATCACGCGCCGGATGACGATGCCCACCGCGCCCCGTTGCCGGAACACGTTGCAGCGGAATCGGCCCAGCTCCGGCACCGTGTAGGCCAGGTCGAGTTCGTTCATGGCCGCAAACTCCTGCCGCTGCTCGGGCGTCAGCAGGGTCTGGGCCAGCGCGATCATCGCGTCCGGGTTCAGGTACTGAATTCCCATCGGTTGCAGCCGCCCATCTACCCGGCCCATCGGCGGACTGCCCGCCTGCAGGTGCAGGTCCGAGGCGTGATGGACCACCATCTCCCGGAGCAGATCATGAAGATTCATCGTGTGCCCCCCATTGTAGCGCTGGGAGTGGACTCGGGCCACAGGGGCATGTTGTCGATGAGCCGGACCCCGAACATCCGGGCGGCGATCAGGACCCGGGTCAGGGCGTCCTCCGTGGCCTGCGGGTGCTCGGTCATGTTTCCGTCCACCACCGTCAGGTAGTCGAGCTGCACCCCGGGTTCGGTGGCCAGCACGTCCAGCCCGGACTGCCGCAGCCGCTTCACCTCGCGCTCACCCCTCAGGGCAGTGTCCTGCACGGCGCGCAGGGCCCGCGACAGCACCGCGGCCCGCTCCCGCTGCTCCGCGCTGAGGTAACTGTTGCGGCTGCTCAGGGCCAGCCCGGACGCCTCACGCACTGTCGGTACCCCCACGATCCCCACAGGCACATCGAGGTCCCGCACCATCTGCCGCACCACCGCCAGTTGTTGCCAGTCTTTCTCCCCGAAGTAGGCCCGGTGGGGCCTCACCACATTCAGCAGCTTCAAGACCACCGTCGCCACTCCGTCAAAGTGACCGGGGCGCGACGTTCCCTCGGGCGGCCCGGAGACGCGGCCCACCGACACCGTGGTGGCGTAGCCGTCCGGGTACATCGCCGCTACAGAGGGGTGAAACAGGAAGTCGGCTCCCGCCTCGCCCACCACCTCCAGGTCCCGGGCAAGGTCCCGGGGATAACGCGAGAGGTCCTCTCCAGTGCCGAACTGTCTCGGGTTCACGAAGACGCTGACCACCACCACGCCGCATTCCGCGTGTGCTCGGCGGATCAGGGTGGCGTGTCCCCCGTGCAGGTAGCCCATCGTGGGCACAAAGCCCACCCGTCCCGCTCCCTCCAGGGCGGCGCGGACCTCGTCCGGGGTGTGAAGCAGTCGGGCGCTCACTTGCGTTCCCCATCCAGGCCGAGCGCGTGGACGATCCGGTCCAAAATCCAGCTCACGACGCTCAGCACGAGCGCGCCGAGGATGGCCCCCGTCAGGCCCGAGACGTTCAGCGCCGTGACGCTCGCCGCGAGCCACAGCACCACGCCGTTGACCACCAGGGTAAAGAGGCCCAGCGTCAAGACGTTCACCGGCAGGCTCAGCAGCAGCAGCACCGGGCGGATCAGGGCGTTGACCAGCCCCAGGACGAGCGCGGAGATCAGGACGCTGCCCACGTCGGCACCAGGCGTGAAGCTCACGCCTGGGTACACCCGCGTCACGAGGTACAGCGCCAGCGCATTGACCAGCAGCCGGAGGAGGAAACCCATAGGAGGGCAGGATAGTACAGGTTGGTCAGGGGCCCGCCCGGACGATCCTCGCCTCGAAGGGCCGCAGGGGCGCGCCGACCGCCCCGGCGTCCCACAGGCTGCTCAGCAGGGTTTCTCCGTTTGCCAGGGCGCCCACTGCCCGCGTCTCGCCCCCGAAATTCAGCAGTACGGTCAGCCGCTCGCCGTCCAGCGTCCGCTCGAAGGCGAAGACGTCCCCGTAGCCCGCGTCGTGCGAGTGGTACTCACCGCCCACCAGCGCTGGGTGCTCGCGCCGCAGCCGGGTCAGGGCCCGGAAGTAATTCAGGTCGCTGCCTTCGTCCTTCTCCTGCGCCGCCACATTCACCTGGTCCGCGTCGGCGGCGAGGGGCAGCCAGGGCGTCACGCCCGCCGGAGCAAAGCCCGCGTTCTCGGTGCTGTCCCACTGCATCGGGGTGCGCTCGGGATCACGGCTGGCGGCGGGCACGTCGGGTTGCTGGAGTCCCGCCGGGTCCACCATCTTCTCGGGGGGAACAGGCACGTTCTCCATGCCGATCTCGTCGCCGTAATACACCGTCGGCGTGCCGCGCAGGGTCAGCAGCAGGGTCTGGGCCACCCGGTAGCCCTGCGTCCCCACCCGCGTCTTGAAGCGGTGCTGGTCGTGGTTGCCCAGCACCCAGTTGGGCCAGGCTCCGGCCAGTACGCAGGCCGCGTCGTACGTGTCGGCAAAGGCGCGTACCTGCGCCGCGTCCCACGGCATCCCAATCAGGTGGAAGTTGAAGGGCAGGTGGACCATCTCGGTGTCCTTTGTTCCCGCGTAGGGCAGCAGCCGGTCCACCGGCAGGTAGATCTCGCCCACCATCATGCGGTCCTCAAACTCGTCCAGCACCTGCCGCATCTCGCGGATGTACGCGTGCGTCTCCGGCTGGTCCTGGGTGTAGATGTGGTCCAGCGAGGCGTGCTCGATCATTCCAGGCTGCCAGTCGGGGTTCTCGGGCTCGTCCAGATAGCGGTCGTCTTCGGCCAGCAGCCAGATCACGTCCACGCGGAAGCCGTCCACACCCCGGCGCATCCAAAAGCGCAGCGCGCCGTACATCGCCGCGCGCACCTCCGGGTTGCGCCAGTTGAGGTCCGGCTGCGAGGGCAGAAACTGGTGAAGGTAATACTGCCCGCTTCGTTCGTCCAGCGTCCAAGCGGGGCCGCCGAAAAAAGACTTCCAGTTGTTGGGCACGCTGCCGTCGGGTGCGGGGTCGCGCCACACGTACCAATCGCGCTTGGGGCTGTCCTTGCCCTTCAGGGCTTCCTGAAACCACGCGTGGTCCGAGGAACTGTGGTTGGGCACGTAGTCCAGCATCACCTTCAGGCCCAGGCGGTGCGCGCCCTGCACCAGCGCGTCGAAATCTTCCAGGGTGCCGAAGAGTGGATCGACGCCGCAGTAGTCGGCCACGTCGTACCCGAAGTCGCGCATGGGGCTGGTGAAGATGGGGGAGAGCCACACCGCCTCCACGCCGAGGCTCGCCAGATAGGGCAGCCGCGCTGTGATGCCGCGCAAGTCGCCCACGCCGTCCCCGCTCGCGTCCTGAAAGGAACGGGGGTAGATCTGGTAGATGATGCCGCGCTGCCACCACTTCAGTTCGCCGGCGAGGGTCTGGGTCATGGGCCAGAGCGTAGCAGGAACGGGGCAGGAGCTGAATCGGTTCAGTGAGGCGCAGTGGAAGACGCCTCCCCATCAGGTCAGCGGTTGCAGCTGAACTTCCCGGCTTCCCCGTGCCATCCAGCCCTTCAGCGCTTGCAGGCCCTCGTCGCTGAGTTCGGTGGAAGCCGTTGCGTCTGACCGGACCGACCAGCCGCGCCGGTTGGCTTCCTCAGGCAGGTTTTGAAAGGTGTAGCGGCCTGCTGTCACGGTCCCCGACAGCCGCACCGTTGCCAAGTGCGCGTAATACTCGCGCTCGAAGCGCTTTTGCTGCCGCTCCTCACTGTGCTGGTCGATGCCGGATACACCGAAGAACATGAAAAAGGCCCCAAAGTCGGGCAGCGAGGCAAAGCGCCTGCGCCGGGCCCGAAGCTCGGTGAGCTGTACGGTCTTCATATGAAGAGGGT is a genomic window containing:
- a CDS encoding type IV pilus twitching motility protein PilT — translated: MNLHDLLREMVVHHASDLHLQAGSPPMGRVDGRLQPMGIQYLNPDAMIALAQTLLTPEQRQEFAAMNELDLAYTVPELGRFRCNVFRQRGAVGIVIRRVMATAPTFDLLGLPPGVMKQLTQSSQGLVLITGQTGSGKSTTLAAMISHINHNAAYNIITIEDPIEFLHKNDKSLVVQREIGMDTRDFRTALKYALRQDPDVLMIGEMRDKDTVETALAAAQTGHLVLSTLHTQDTVQTVNRIIDFFPLNEHHQVRQQLAQALVGIVSQRLLPRADGQGRVLAAEILLGTALVKDYIKDPEKTPYIKDAMMEDNIRGMQTFDQHLVMLHRRKLISLEEALEAATSPHEVRLMLMRDEF
- the panC gene encoding pantoate--beta-alanine ligase, which encodes MSARLLHTPDEVRAALEGAGRVGFVPTMGYLHGGHATLIRRAHAECGVVVVSVFVNPRQFGTGEDLSRYPRDLARDLEVVGEAGADFLFHPSVAAMYPDGYATTVSVGRVSGPPEGTSRPGHFDGVATVVLKLLNVVRPHRAYFGEKDWQQLAVVRQMVRDLDVPVGIVGVPTVREASGLALSSRNSYLSAEQRERAAVLSRALRAVQDTALRGEREVKRLRQSGLDVLATEPGVQLDYLTVVDGNMTEHPQATEDALTRVLIAARMFGVRLIDNMPLWPESTPSATMGGTR
- a CDS encoding phage holin family protein, which encodes MGFLLRLLVNALALYLVTRVYPGVSFTPGADVGSVLISALVLGLVNALIRPVLLLLSLPVNVLTLGLFTLVVNGVVLWLAASVTALNVSGLTGAILGALVLSVVSWILDRIVHALGLDGERK
- a CDS encoding alpha-amylase family glycosyl hydrolase, with protein sequence MTQTLAGELKWWQRGIIYQIYPRSFQDASGDGVGDLRGITARLPYLASLGVEAVWLSPIFTSPMRDFGYDVADYCGVDPLFGTLEDFDALVQGAHRLGLKVMLDYVPNHSSSDHAWFQEALKGKDSPKRDWYVWRDPAPDGSVPNNWKSFFGGPAWTLDERSGQYYLHQFLPSQPDLNWRNPEVRAAMYGALRFWMRRGVDGFRVDVIWLLAEDDRYLDEPENPDWQPGMIEHASLDHIYTQDQPETHAYIREMRQVLDEFEDRMMVGEIYLPVDRLLPYAGTKDTEMVHLPFNFHLIGMPWDAAQVRAFADTYDAACVLAGAWPNWVLGNHDQHRFKTRVGTQGYRVAQTLLLTLRGTPTVYYGDEIGMENVPVPPEKMVDPAGLQQPDVPAASRDPERTPMQWDSTENAGFAPAGVTPWLPLAADADQVNVAAQEKDEGSDLNYFRALTRLRREHPALVGGEYHSHDAGYGDVFAFERTLDGERLTVLLNFGGETRAVGALANGETLLSSLWDAGAVGAPLRPFEARIVRAGP